One genomic region from Parerythrobacter aestuarii encodes:
- a CDS encoding response regulator — translation MKEVPAKDWVRDASGKQPSAGDAAAPAKLRVLLAEDTAISAEMMQAMADRLSIDMDIAANGLEAIDMVHAAIDKGEPYSLLLVDIMMPILDGIETARRLRSEGINTVELPIIAITAATELDEVRIYRKAGMQAFLEKPVALADLRATLHAWGHGTKNRAQKLRSAAFEALNEQFSERKVSTLKALRDALASDDLSESVIVELRRILHQLAGTAGSFGETALGEEARAHEIELMATYFEGGDVRDILERAAQSIARKI, via the coding sequence GTGAAAGAAGTGCCAGCCAAAGACTGGGTGCGCGATGCATCCGGCAAGCAGCCCTCTGCAGGGGACGCCGCTGCGCCCGCCAAACTGCGCGTGTTGCTGGCGGAAGACACCGCGATCAGCGCCGAGATGATGCAGGCCATGGCCGATCGCCTCTCGATCGACATGGATATCGCAGCCAATGGCCTCGAAGCGATCGACATGGTGCATGCTGCCATCGACAAGGGCGAGCCCTATTCGTTGCTGCTGGTGGATATCATGATGCCGATCCTCGACGGGATCGAAACTGCCCGACGGCTGCGCAGCGAGGGAATCAATACGGTAGAGTTGCCCATTATCGCTATCACCGCCGCCACCGAACTCGACGAGGTCCGGATATACCGCAAGGCCGGGATGCAAGCCTTCCTGGAGAAGCCTGTCGCCCTGGCCGACCTGCGGGCCACGCTTCACGCCTGGGGGCACGGGACGAAGAATCGTGCGCAGAAGCTGCGCTCGGCCGCCTTCGAGGCACTCAATGAACAATTTTCCGAACGCAAGGTGAGCACGCTCAAGGCGCTCCGCGACGCGCTTGCGAGCGATGATCTTTCGGAAAGCGTGATAGTCGAGTTGCGGCGCATCCTGCACCAGCTCGCCGGAACCGCCGGATCGTTTGGTGAGACCGCGCTCGGAGAAGAGGCGCGCGCTCACGAGATAGAACTGATGGCAACATACTTCGAAGGTGGCGACGTACGCGACATTCTTGAACGCGCCGCCCAGTCGATTGCACGGAAGATTTGA
- a CDS encoding GAF domain-containing protein yields MYDFAPDADLPAAERYRQLADAADALTSGESDSVANMANLAALIWEFVPGLNWAGFYRMVEGELVLGPFVGRPACIRIPLGQGVCGTAAQTGETQLVEDVHAFPGHIACDAASESEVVVPVLRDGQVIAVIDLDAPDKGHFGTDDAAGLEKLARRIADRI; encoded by the coding sequence ATGTATGATTTCGCTCCCGATGCCGACCTGCCCGCTGCCGAACGCTATCGCCAGTTGGCCGACGCCGCCGATGCCCTGACTTCGGGGGAAAGCGACAGCGTCGCCAACATGGCAAACCTTGCGGCGCTGATCTGGGAATTCGTTCCGGGGCTCAATTGGGCGGGATTCTATCGCATGGTCGAAGGCGAGCTGGTGCTGGGGCCGTTTGTCGGTCGACCTGCCTGCATACGCATCCCGTTGGGCCAGGGTGTCTGCGGCACGGCGGCACAAACCGGCGAGACCCAGCTGGTCGAGGATGTCCACGCCTTCCCCGGCCACATTGCCTGCGATGCCGCGAGTGAGAGCGAGGTGGTGGTGCCGGTCCTGCGGGATGGTCAGGTCATTGCCGTGATCGACCTCGATGCTCCGGACAAGGGGCACTTCGGGACCGACGACGCGGCCGGGCTCGAAAAGCTGGCGCGCAGGATTGCCGACCGGATCTGA
- a CDS encoding PQQ-dependent sugar dehydrogenase, whose amino-acid sequence MSTMRKILIALVVFILVLAALGYWLTRGTPADLSVEEVTGADPTLSEPKEESFPTVQIAKPVGWADGEKPVAAEGLEVVRFAEGLDHPRVLQRLPNGDVLVTLTRAPKVERDGGGIMDAIKGWIAGILLSEAGATGESPNELVLLRDADGDGVAEVRQTLRDDLDSPSGIGWANGKLYIANHDALLEFDYELGSDSVSGDPRKLMDLPPGGGHWMRNLELSPDGTKVYVAVGSVSNIGESGMEVEEGRAMIWEYDLATNTQRQFATGLRNPNGLDWNPMSGELWTTVNERDMLGGDMVPDYLTNVPVGAQYGWPWIYWGDNLDQRVDADRPPFLVEYTRKPEYALGPHVAALGLVFSAEGNRMGKDFARGAFIARHGSWNRKPPSGYDVVYVAFDERGNPLGKPVPVLTGFLNDDGTTKGRPTWVEWAGDGSLLISDDTAGIIWRVIAPSAEPAAAIGRYKAEGLKPRASLNGQTEESFAEDFMRNSNSPGN is encoded by the coding sequence ATGAGCACCATGCGCAAGATCCTCATCGCCCTCGTCGTTTTCATCCTCGTTCTCGCCGCGCTCGGCTATTGGCTGACCCGTGGCACCCCGGCGGACCTGTCCGTGGAAGAGGTGACCGGTGCCGATCCGACCCTGAGCGAACCGAAGGAAGAATCCTTCCCAACCGTCCAGATCGCCAAGCCGGTCGGCTGGGCCGACGGCGAGAAGCCTGTCGCGGCCGAGGGGTTGGAAGTCGTCCGCTTTGCAGAGGGTCTGGACCATCCGCGTGTGTTGCAGCGCCTGCCCAACGGCGATGTCCTGGTGACACTGACCCGCGCCCCCAAGGTCGAACGCGACGGGGGCGGGATAATGGATGCGATCAAGGGCTGGATCGCGGGTATCCTGCTGTCCGAAGCGGGGGCAACCGGGGAATCGCCCAATGAGCTGGTGCTGTTGCGCGATGCCGACGGGGACGGAGTGGCCGAAGTGCGCCAGACCTTGCGCGACGACCTTGATTCGCCGTCGGGCATCGGCTGGGCCAATGGCAAACTCTACATCGCCAATCATGACGCCCTGCTCGAATTCGATTACGAGCTGGGTTCGGACTCAGTCTCGGGCGATCCGCGCAAGCTGATGGACCTGCCCCCGGGCGGCGGCCACTGGATGCGCAATCTCGAACTCAGCCCCGACGGCACCAAGGTCTATGTCGCGGTCGGGTCGGTCTCCAACATCGGCGAAAGCGGGATGGAGGTCGAAGAGGGTCGGGCGATGATCTGGGAATACGATCTCGCCACCAACACCCAGCGCCAGTTTGCGACCGGCCTGCGCAACCCCAACGGGCTCGACTGGAACCCGATGTCTGGCGAGCTTTGGACTACAGTCAACGAGCGTGACATGCTGGGCGGCGATATGGTGCCCGACTATCTCACCAATGTGCCTGTCGGCGCGCAATATGGCTGGCCCTGGATCTATTGGGGCGACAATCTCGACCAGCGGGTCGATGCCGACCGTCCGCCCTTCCTGGTCGAATATACCCGCAAACCCGAATATGCGCTTGGGCCGCATGTCGCCGCGCTCGGCCTGGTGTTCAGCGCCGAAGGCAACCGCATGGGCAAGGATTTCGCTCGCGGTGCCTTTATCGCCCGGCATGGTTCGTGGAATCGCAAACCGCCTTCGGGTTACGATGTAGTCTATGTCGCTTTTGACGAGCGCGGGAATCCTCTCGGCAAGCCGGTGCCAGTCCTCACGGGCTTCCTCAATGACGACGGCACAACCAAGGGTCGCCCGACCTGGGTCGAATGGGCCGGGGACGGCTCGCTGCTCATCAGCGACGATACCGCCGGGATCATCTGGCGGGTTATCGCCCCCAGTGCTGAACCTGCTGCGGCGATTGGGCGCTACAAGGCCGAAGGACTCAAGCCGCGCGCTTCGCTCAACGGGCAGACCGAGGAATCGTTCGCCGAAGACTTCATGCGCAACAGCAATTCGCCAGGCAACTAG
- a CDS encoding outer membrane beta-barrel protein, which produces MRWYSALLSLCAGAVMMAGTPARAQTDDAFNADPTAEFSFRVVQSDLDFDEGEDIDSSGIGVRGEVGFDFDLGKTTGARIEVQGGYFDYNDVTREDRTTYGGAIQVEQEISETIGVRLRARRIENVAVLEALPGADQTSIGVRVQWEKGNDRLRAYADYLEREYDYNTTVHSDGWRLAVQYNRRLGSYHWLRFDLRHEWMDSEDSPRRSYQRTVAQVKYSLPITRRLRFRPSIEYRQWSYDERIARGDPQGDLRRDSYVGPGAEIAYGRTKGIYATASAQYRIKSSNDERYNSDTFRVGLTVGYRF; this is translated from the coding sequence ATGCGCTGGTACTCTGCCCTCCTTTCACTTTGTGCTGGTGCCGTCATGATGGCCGGAACGCCCGCACGGGCGCAAACCGATGATGCCTTCAATGCCGATCCGACCGCAGAATTCTCGTTCCGCGTTGTCCAGTCGGACCTCGACTTCGATGAAGGTGAGGACATCGACAGCTCGGGCATAGGCGTACGCGGTGAAGTCGGATTTGATTTCGATCTCGGCAAGACCACCGGGGCCCGCATCGAAGTGCAAGGCGGCTATTTCGACTATAATGATGTGACTCGCGAAGATCGCACGACATATGGCGGAGCGATCCAGGTCGAGCAGGAAATCTCGGAAACCATAGGCGTGCGGTTGCGCGCCCGCAGGATCGAGAATGTCGCTGTGCTTGAAGCTCTCCCCGGTGCAGACCAGACCAGTATCGGGGTGCGTGTACAGTGGGAAAAGGGCAATGATCGCCTGCGGGCCTATGCCGACTATCTCGAGCGCGAGTACGACTATAACACCACAGTCCACAGTGATGGCTGGCGCCTTGCCGTGCAATATAACCGTCGCCTTGGATCCTATCACTGGTTGCGGTTCGACCTACGCCACGAATGGATGGACAGCGAAGATTCGCCTCGCCGCAGCTACCAGCGAACGGTTGCACAGGTGAAGTACAGCCTACCGATCACCAGGCGCCTGCGCTTTCGGCCATCAATCGAATACCGCCAATGGTCTTATGACGAACGGATTGCCCGAGGCGATCCGCAAGGCGACCTTCGGCGAGACAGTTATGTCGGCCCGGGAGCAGAGATTGCTTATGGCCGCACCAAGGGCATCTATGCGACTGCCAGCGCACAGTACCGGATCAAGAGTTCGAACGACGAGCGCTACAATAGCGACACATTCCGCGTGGGCTTGACCGTCGGCTATCGCTTCTAG